The Arachis ipaensis cultivar K30076 chromosome B03, Araip1.1, whole genome shotgun sequence region GATGATGAGTTTCAATTGTTATGCTCAAGGGAATTATTACAATATCATATCTCTGAGACTCCTTATTCCGGGAATGTACATGTTGACTTTAGTGGTGGTATACCTCATTTAGATACTAGGGGCCAAGAAAGTAGAATGATGGAATTTGGTTACACACAGAATGAATTATTAAGAGATAATGATTCGATCCTTGGAACTCCTATGAATAACAGGATGTCAGTGATAAGAGATGTTAGCTCAAATGCGAAAGATAGTTGGGACCAGGATCTGCTCATTGAAGAAAATATTCCAGCAGATGTACATAAAAGTGCTAGTTCTCATGGCTCATGCGCAACTCCATTGAGTATTGAAAATGGTAGATGCTTTGGAGCTGGTGAGAATATGGAGGTTCTACATGAAGTACTGAACTTGGGAGACCAATTTGAAGCAGAGAATGATTATCAGAAAAGCGATCAGTGGGAAGGTATAAAAGAATATGAATCACAGGAGAAAATGAAGTATAAGGAAATTGAACATGAAATCACTTATGGAAAGTATACATATTTTGTCAAGGAACTTGAGGAAACCGAGCATTCATTATATTCTCCTGATTGCTTCCTATGTAATAAGACTGATTCTTCGAACAGAGCTGTCTCCGACAGCAATGACATAAATGCAACTATATCAGAAAAGTTTCTTGTATATGAGGACTGGAAGTCTCAAGTTGATTCAATTTCATCGTCGCTTAATAGCTGTAGCCAATGTGGGAAGCTGCTGTCTTGCCAGTCCTCTTCACTACCCCAGTTTTGTAAATGGGACCAGAAAGGAAAATTTCCTATGACAAAAAGTGGAGCTATAGACAACAATGAATCCTCACATGAGGAAACTATGACTCATAAACAAGAAACTGCTGAAGCGTATGCGGTTGGTGCAACTGATTTCAAGTCACTTGTAGATGATGAACAGCCAGAAAATGATAGTGAGGCTATAGCATCAAATGCTATGAGTTTGGATAACTGTGAAGATGGAAGTGAAGGAGTAATAGATATGATCACCAATGATGCCACTGTT contains the following coding sequences:
- the LOC107630904 gene encoding uncharacterized protein LOC107630904 isoform X3, translating into MCIRSFSKKLRSKDIDVPDFDIVNVTCAVTMPKDVVGYIRKSIELSHRRPADSSTYYLQKNSGQESREVYYSVTDSIKDWETYSDQSNDTEIRHLVHHFDDLCDYESEIQCNSTSSMVENDFMSTSLDELGSRSRQRPRISDDEFQLLCSRELLQYHISETPYSGNVHVDFSGGIPHLDTRGQESRMMEFGYTQNELLRDNDSILGTPMNNRMSVIRDVSSNAKDSWDQDLLIEENIPADVHKSASSHGSCATPLSIENGRCFGAGENMEVLHEVLNLGDQFEAENDYQKSDQWEGIKEYESQEKMKYKEIEHEITYGKYTYFVKELEETEHSLYSPDCFLCNKTDSSNRAVSDSNDINATISEKFLVYEDWKSQVDSISSSLNSCSQCGKLLSCQSSSLPQFCKWDQKGKFPMTKSGAIDNNESSHEETMTHKQETAEAYAVGATDFKSLVDDEQPENDSEAIASNAMSLDNCEDGSEGVIDMITNDATVPANYDEDVSNTRICITNQSSELECNDGNQSSQDDMVLVCHTEHTLEPELPVQEVINPDNESAHSFDNLDEKEEKIAEISKSKPRKKLILKSVFGGATAVGLLFLFLHLRFVFDSFFRLSGGMTKTKMQIQNQVRHLMMKVKKRVRNIHHQKQRGLLKGFIQQRSLN